actaaaattcaaatttaattgggtgtcctgtattttatctggcaaatCTAAACTCCAAGGATTTTCTAgcaattaatgaaattaaaattgaaatttgtaGAGGAATCTTTATTTTGCTAAATGATAATATTGATTATTGCTAAAAATCCAAAGTTTGGGTTAACATTGAGAACTGTACATTTTCAGGGAATTTAAAAAGCTAACACTAAATATAGCTTGTACAGGtctaaaaagacattttagcTCATTTATCTTGGTTGTTCAGATGAACAGTTACATGCACAAGGTCTGTTCAAATAATTCATTGACTTCTTAGTCAACTCAATTTAATGGTAATTTAGTTTGTGATGATATAtataagaagaagaaggagcCCTAATTGAGTATTGATTACCTTCATATTTTCCCGTTTCATTTAAAGTGTTCTCAAGAGCAGTTGCACATACAAGAGAAGAGATTAAAATCCTGTGTTTTGATCTACTCTCCACCCTCCACCATGCCAAACTGCATCTGAGAATCTAGATCCTTGGCCCTTCTAGACTATCAGGCAAGAGACTAACGATTAAGTTTACCTCACGCTTACAAACTACTCTTATTTTGAAGTAGCTTCTCTAAATTAGACTTACTGAGAAATACTTTGCTATATAGTATTTCCATGGAATAATTCTGGGGTGATGATACTTTCTTTGGGAACACATATCTTCCCATCCTTCCTTAAAGGACATACCTTCATTCCTAAAATGCAGCTCTGACTTTTGGACAAACTATCTCATCATGTAGCTATGTTCACAGATAACTGCTTTCCTCTGATCTTAGAAATGATCTCTGACCCAAGCACATCATTTTCTTCTCCATAGTGCCCTGGTAAATAAAGGGCTTCAGTAACTATGATAATACCTTTACCCGAATAAGTcttagtatatatttttgttttttgtttttttgcaggTAAGTATAGATTTTCTGCATTCTTGTGTTGTATAGCATGTAAGTtatggtgcagctactatggaaacaggatgaaagttcctcaaaagattaaaaatacaactaccacatgatccagcatcCCCAAACCTGggtatttatcaaaaagaattgaaatcaggatacCAAAGTGATATTAGCActgatgtttattgcagtgttatgAACAGCAGCTAAATGTAGAAAAGCCCTAACTGCCCATTGgcatatgaatgaataaagaaaatgtgttacatACAGACAATGGGACATCATTTAGtcttaaagcaaagaaaattttgCAACATACAAAAGCCTACGTGgacttggaggacattatgctaagttaaataagctagttacagaaggacaaatattgctcGATTCCACTTATACAGGTGTCTAGAATAGTCAGGtcataaaagcaaaaagtaaaataggGGAGATAAGAATACAGAATTGCTATTCAATGAGTATCAAGTTTCAGTTACGcaagatgaaaaattttagaatatgctCTATATTATGCCTGTAGTTAACAACActgtgttgtacacttaaaaatttgttaaaagcaTAGATCTCATATTAAATGccttactacaataaaaaaatagaaaagaaaagagaaaaacatttgcaaGAGAGCGTTTTGTCACCTTACTACTTTGAACTTACTACTCTGAACCCTCACTATTTTGAACTACTTTGAACTTTGGTGGTCAGTGGAAGTACTTCAAACACTGAAGATACAGAAAACTAAACATGGAAAGAAGGATTTCACACTAATGGAGGGAAACTTTCCCAGAAGTACTAATCTTACAAAACACTTATTTCATCTAAACTTGCAGAAGAATGTAAAGTTCACTCCAGTGTAGTATTAACAGGTCTTTTGTAGAATATACTAATATATTCCATCAAAAGACTATCAATTCTCCTATCTTGTACAACAAATAGCAACTTAAATGCTAAGATATTAGAAATAGTTGATGAAGTTTATGTACTTAAGACTGTAAATATTGGGACTTTCCAGAGTGAATTTTGTATCATCATATGCAGAAAAATTGCTTATCTTCAGgtaattaatattttagttataacaaaacaaaatgggtaGATTGAAATAGACCCAACTTTGACATAGCAATGGTGGGACCTGAAATGCACAGCCATATCAGAACATACATGGACTTAGACATGCCAGATCAAGTGTTTCAACACTACTCTAGTGAGGAAGGATTTGATGTTCACAGAACAACATTTTAGTAGtgactcttattttttattattttttgtaatttactCTTTACGTGTTATAGCTTACATTGCTTTTCTAGTGATAGTATGTAGTTATTCCATAAAGGGTCTAATTTCTTCTTAATTAATTGTTTTTCTCAAGTCCTGAGTGAAAAGAACTCCTGCAGGTCTTATTAAGAAAGGACCCTGAGTAAAGCAAGTCTGATTGAAATTAATTGTCCCATCCTTATATCCAGATTGTGAAGAACACGTAAGAATGCCCGTAGAGAGAGATTCTTGAATGGGAGCTATTCCCATCCTATTGCTGCCTGAACAGCAAGTTgtttgtaaggaaatttaatttcaaggaaaatgaatAGGAGTAGCCAGAATAAGGTCAACCAGAAAATATCTAGGAAACCACCTAAAGCATCACTCACTTGGGAGGAGGCAGTTACATAACTGGGACACTGAACCAGAAATGGGACAGGGGAGATCTGAGTTCGTAGTTAATAAGCCAAATGGGAGTGACTCAACAGAGACATGAGGGGAGCAAAATTAAGGGCCAgtaatgaaaaaatgtatataagggggcgcctgggtggcacagttgttaagcatttgccttcagctcagggagtgatccctgcgttctgggatcgagccctgcatcaggctcctctgttaggagcctgcttcttccttcttgtgttccctctcttgctggctgtctctctctgtcaaataaataaattaaaaaaaatgtatataggaaaaaaatgaaaaaacagttAGTGCAGCTCAGTGCTCTTTATCATGGGcctaaaaaaatcttaaaggaacTTAACTAGGCTGTACGTGCCTAACATCTGCATTAAGAAGCCAAAAAGGGAAGTGTGAGCTCTCAAACTCTTGGAGGAGAGGGCACGTGAAGATGAGAATCTGGAGTGTACACAGACTAAGGGGATTTATACATGCACGTGCTACTAGGTCTCAAGAACAGTTAAAGATGTTACCCAAGATAAACAGGATAACTGGAAAaatgagaatgtattttttattagcaAAATCCATTTATAGAGCTAAGAATTTACATCATGCAGACTGTTCTTCCAAATCTCAGCACCCTAATAGATGCCTGCCTCAACTtgttatttctaataattaaaataagtgaatgacCAGAAGGATAAAGAATTGCTATAATTTCTCCTAACATCACAGCTAACTTGCTTTCTTTCATAAGGTAGTGAAAAGTCGCCAAAAGAGAAGCCCCATAGTAtacaaaaaggaggaagagaaatgaagtcaTAGTTTTCATGGCTCCCACATGGGCCTCTGTGCTGGGGTCTCCACAGCCTGTAACACTGACTTTCATTTGCTTGATATGTCTCCTTAGGgacacaattaaaaagaaaaatgagatcaaTGACACAGCACATGGGACAATTGCCAACAGGTTAAAGAGAGTCAACAGGCTGAAGTATTGACTTTTACTCACATGGGACATTTCAGTGcagtttcttttatgatttataattttctgaaattcaaaatcaTAATTTGGTGCCGTTGCTAGTATAAGGCTGATCAAAGAGGAAATGGCCAAACAACCCAACAGAACCCAGTGAATCACTCTGTCAATTCTTCTCTTTAGCCAGAGAAAAAGCGGATGGGAGAAATTGGCTATCTTGAGCAAATAGAAGACATTGAGGCAGGTGGCAAACCACGTACTTAAGTAGTTGGTGAGTGTCCAGAAGATATTAATGACCGCCTGTAGTTTATCATTTTCATGAAAATCTGGGTAGCATACAATTATGATGCCATTTAGTATCAATATACAGAGCAAACAAATTCTGGAGATGGCTAGACTGGTGAGGATATAGTCAACTGaggaaatctttttcttcttaatccagtcaatCCAGTTTACTAGTCCAATATATACATTCCCCAACATTCCTATTATGAATTCTCCAGTTAAAATGATCACAAAGATGTTGTCTTCCATACTGAGCATGTTGGTAGGGAGAACACCCTGATCTCCAATATCACTGCGGTTGGGCTAATTTACAGACTCTCAGTTGGAGCCTGGTAAATGAGTTCTTCAAATCACAGGATAATATGTTCATCTCCTCCANGTCTCCTCCGCTATTTTGACTTTGGTATAATTCCAGAAGTACCCAGCTCTCTTTTGAAATAGAATTCCTTCTCCATTCATGAGGACTAAACCAACTGGTTGCTCCAAACAGTTTGACTAGCTTTGAGCCAGGGCAAATTATAATCATGACCCTTTAGTGAGTGATAAGGGAACTGTTCAGTTGAAACTGCACTCATacaaattaaaagagattatATTTCATGAATTTGCAACAGGCTTCTTGCTGTTAAGTTCTGTGTATTTTGACCCGTCAAATCGAATTTCAAATATGGAGCCACAGAAAGcacacaaaaatatgtattcCATAAAAATCACAATGTGTAAATGAAAGTCCATTTTCTTCaccataaattataaattaatcaaaAGTCAGGTTTCCTAGTGGAAACgaattttaattttggaaatgatCAGTATGGTCAGTTGTAGAAAATTAACTTTCAGTCAGaggataataattttttttcatataaatggttAATTAGAGAAGGGTATGATACAAATCAAATTATAAATGACATAATGTGAATTAGGCAGGCACATGGCAATATTTACTAAACATCTTTTCTCTGGAGTTTTTTAATAGAAGTGAAAGATGCTAGGTAAAGATTTgctatgtttagttttatttaatatgGGAAATGCTGTCCATGACAATTCACTTCCTGAAATGTCATCTCTTGAGTAAGGaacattttcacataaaattaagaaaacacactttaaattatactttttgcAATCAACTCCTTTTATATGATTTATAATCTCATATTCTACATTGtagtcatttctttatttttaagaaaatatttactgaattataTTTCCAGGGAATAGGAGTAATTACTATTAAATTGATTTATTCTTTCTTGGGAGAACTAGCCCACAATAAATTTAAATCTAGGTAATACAAATCACATAAACTAGGGTTCTTCTAATTGTATTTAAGTACTTCTATACTGCAAGAAACATAtctaatatttttcctatttcttatgcttGCATCGTGTGTAATAGGAAAGTATGAAGTTGAAAATTTAAGGAAACCTAGTTATCTGTAAAACGTTAccagaaacagaatagaaaagagaatgatgttaaggggggaaaaatgtcaaaaattctTTAATCTAAAAGGGTAGGAAAACATTCTGAAGAATCTTTGAGAACTGACTCCTAAAACTGGCATCACCAGGTAGGGTGGTTTTGATACACATATTTCTAACTGTACACCCCCTGTCCCCTTTCCTGGTCAAACCTTTTCTTGAAATCACCCCTGTTTTCTTACATTATATTTCACCCTAGGGAGGATCTCACCAgtgttctttctcactttttatgAGGA
This genomic stretch from Ailuropoda melanoleuca isolate Jingjing unplaced genomic scaffold, ASM200744v2 unplaced-scaffold4817, whole genome shotgun sequence harbors:
- the LOC117799362 gene encoding taste receptor type 2 member 8-like encodes the protein MLSMEDNIFVIILTGEFIIGMLGNVYIGLVNWIDWIKKKKISSVDYILTSLAISRICLLCILILNGIIIVCYPDFHENDKLQAVINIFWTLTNYLSTWFATCLNVFYLLKIANFSHPLFLWLKRRIDRVIHWVLLGCLAISSLISLILATAPNYDFEFQKIINHKRNCTEMSHVSKSQYFSLLTLFNLLAIVPCAVSLISFFFLIVSLRRHIKQMKVSVTGCGDPSTEAHVGAMKTMTSFLFLLFVYYGASLLATFHYLMKESKLAVMLGEIIAILYPSGHSLILIIRNNKLRQASIRVLRFGRTVCMM